The following coding sequences are from one Methanococcoides orientis window:
- the htpX gene encoding zinc metalloprotease HtpX, whose translation MKWKHDRGLEGRMLLTLFLLAAVYLLFLAFLFYSGAPQMFMLLFIGVFMGAQYYYSDRLVLWTMHATIVSEYEEPELHQTITRLCAIADLPIPRIAVVNTSIPNAFATGRGPKNAVVAVTTGLMDQLNQGELEAVLAHELSHVKNRDMAILTIASFISTLAFYIVRYSFYFGGMGGMGGRRKESGGIIAIWIVSLLVWVISFLLIRALSRYREFAADRGSAVITGQPSNLASALTKISGIMPRIPQDDLRSVEGMNAFFIIPAVSGSFMNLLSTHPSTEKRLAALEKLQQELEF comes from the coding sequence TTGAAATGGAAACATGACAGGGGACTTGAGGGCAGGATGCTGTTGACACTATTCCTTCTGGCAGCAGTGTACCTATTATTTCTGGCGTTCCTGTTCTATTCGGGTGCTCCCCAGATGTTTATGCTGTTGTTTATAGGCGTATTCATGGGAGCACAATATTACTACTCGGACCGTCTGGTACTCTGGACAATGCATGCAACCATCGTTTCTGAATATGAGGAGCCTGAACTTCACCAAACCATCACCAGGTTATGTGCCATCGCGGACCTGCCAATACCCAGGATCGCAGTGGTGAACACATCGATCCCGAATGCCTTTGCAACTGGCAGGGGTCCAAAGAATGCAGTGGTTGCTGTGACCACGGGTTTGATGGACCAGTTAAATCAGGGAGAGCTGGAAGCTGTGCTTGCACATGAGCTGAGCCATGTGAAGAACAGAGATATGGCGATACTGACCATAGCCAGCTTCATATCGACCCTTGCGTTCTACATCGTCAGGTACAGTTTCTACTTCGGCGGTATGGGAGGCATGGGCGGCAGACGAAAGGAATCCGGTGGCATTATTGCGATCTGGATCGTTTCATTGCTTGTATGGGTCATAAGTTTCCTGCTGATACGCGCTCTTTCAAGATACAGGGAATTTGCGGCGGACAGGGGTTCAGCGGTCATCACAGGCCAGCCCTCCAACCTGGCATCGGCACTTACGAAGATTAGCGGCATCATGCCCCGCATCCCCCAGGATGACCTGAGATCAGTGGAGGGCATGAATGCGTTTTTCATAATCCCTGCGGTCTCAGGTTCTTTCATGAACCTGCTCTCGACCCACCCATCCACAGAGAAAAGACTCGCAGCACTTGAAAAATTACAACAGGAGCTTGAGTTCTGA
- the pspAB gene encoding PspA-associated protein PspAB: MGLKGMFDSLLGRSKLPPSNTERLFAISTAVVTMEVNLNLHSSGQAGICFKSMSLSQYENTRKEIEELLSYSTQETGTNFRIEKDKYNFLWAILDDNDFEDLVTNIHMISQTLIEQGFSEQILCAVYRFESEGPVYWIYNFKQGSYYPFVPRSKQERDNSMELRLKALIENELPVEKNVEKWYPLWGMPF, translated from the coding sequence ATGGGACTTAAAGGCATGTTCGATTCCCTGCTCGGAAGGAGCAAGTTGCCGCCATCAAATACGGAACGGCTGTTCGCGATCTCAACTGCAGTGGTCACCATGGAGGTGAACCTGAACCTGCACTCGTCCGGTCAGGCAGGCATCTGTTTTAAGTCCATGTCCCTTTCCCAGTATGAGAATACCAGAAAGGAAATAGAGGAACTGTTAAGTTACAGCACACAGGAAACAGGGACAAATTTTCGCATCGAGAAGGATAAGTACAACTTCCTCTGGGCGATCCTGGACGATAACGACTTCGAGGACCTTGTCACGAACATACATATGATCAGCCAGACCCTGATCGAGCAGGGTTTCTCAGAGCAGATCCTGTGCGCAGTGTACCGTTTTGAAAGCGAAGGGCCGGTCTACTGGATCTATAATTTCAAGCAGGGCAGCTACTATCCTTTCGTACCCCGGAGTAAGCAGGAAAGGGATAATTCCATGGAGCTCAGGCTCAAGGCCCTTATTGAGAACGAACTTCCGGTCGAAAAAAATGTGGAGAAATGGTATCCTCTCTGGGGAATGCCATTCTAA
- the pspAA gene encoding PspA-associated protein PspAA: MIIRIMGEGQFEVPGSLFDELNIIDNRIVDLVAKENEADYRTELSRLINVIKSNGKQLDDASIVESNIIVPPEDLSLQEAKEIFTGSGLLED; the protein is encoded by the coding sequence ATGATAATCAGGATAATGGGTGAAGGGCAGTTTGAGGTCCCTGGAAGTCTGTTCGACGAGCTCAACATCATTGATAACAGGATAGTGGACCTTGTAGCCAAGGAAAACGAAGCAGATTACAGGACTGAGCTTTCAAGGCTCATCAACGTGATCAAATCGAACGGAAAACAGCTTGATGATGCAAGCATTGTGGAATCCAACATCATCGTCCCGCCTGAAGACCTGAGCTTACAGGAAGCAAAGGAGATCTTTACCGGTAGCGGTCTTCTCGAAGACTGA
- a CDS encoding PspA/IM30 family protein, translating into MSLFNRMETVLKAKMNKIVNRMEDPRETLDYSYEKQLEMLQGVKRGVAEVATSKKRLQLQRSKLMQSIDKLSGQARDAIKSDREDLARLALERKGALELQVQGLDQQIADLEKEQDKLVAAEKRLSTKVEIFRTKKETIKAQYTAAESQVKINESVSGISEEMADVGLAVERAENKTQDMKARASALDELIETGTLDDVTSSGDDIDRELAKISAESNVETELAKLRMEEGK; encoded by the coding sequence ATGAGTCTATTTAACAGAATGGAAACCGTCCTCAAAGCGAAGATGAACAAGATCGTCAATCGCATGGAGGACCCCAGAGAGACACTTGACTATTCCTATGAGAAACAACTGGAAATGTTACAGGGTGTGAAAAGAGGGGTGGCTGAGGTAGCGACGTCCAAGAAGAGATTGCAGTTACAGCGCTCAAAGTTGATGCAGAGCATTGACAAGCTTTCCGGGCAGGCAAGGGATGCCATTAAGAGTGACAGGGAAGACCTTGCAAGGCTTGCACTTGAGCGCAAGGGTGCACTGGAACTTCAGGTGCAGGGGCTTGACCAGCAGATAGCTGACCTTGAAAAGGAGCAGGACAAACTGGTGGCTGCTGAGAAGCGTCTATCTACCAAGGTGGAGATATTCAGGACGAAGAAGGAGACCATCAAGGCACAGTATACGGCTGCTGAATCCCAGGTGAAGATCAATGAATCCGTATCAGGGATCAGTGAGGAGATGGCGGATGTTGGTCTTGCCGTTGAGAGAGCTGAGAACAAGACACAGGACATGAAGGCAAGGGCCTCTGCCCTTGATGAGCTCATCGAGACAGGCACTCTTGATGATGTCACAAGCAGTGGCGATGATATTGACAGGGAACTTGCAAAGATCAGTGCGGAATCGAATGTAGAGACGGAGCTGGCAAAACTCAGGATGGAGGAAGGTAAATGA